In Phaseolus vulgaris cultivar G19833 chromosome 10, P. vulgaris v2.0, whole genome shotgun sequence, a single genomic region encodes these proteins:
- the LOC137819574 gene encoding kiwellin-1-like — MKASTSIASLILLLILVSANWLCCEAQQCRPSGRITGKKPPPGECNQENDSECCVQGKMYTTYKCSPAVSSNTEAQLTLNSFEKGGDGGGPSACDNQYHSDDTPVVALSTGWFNNSSRCLHNVTISANGKSVVAMVVDECDSTMGCDEDHDYQPPCSNNIVDASKAVWNALGVPHNQWGGLKITWADA, encoded by the coding sequence ATGAAGGCTTCTACCTCAATAGCATCCTTGATTTTGCTGCTCATTCTCGTATCAGCAAATTGGTTGTGTTGTGAAGCACAACAGTGTCGTCCCAGTGGCAGAATCACAGGAAAGAAGCCCCCACCAGGAGAATGCAACCAAGAGAATGATTCAGAGTGTTGTGTACAAGGCAAGATGTACACAACGTACAAATGTTCTCCAGCAGTGTCAAGCAACACCGAGGCCCAACTCACTCTCAACAGTTTTGAAAAGGGTGGAGATGGAGGAGGGCCTTCTGCATGTGACAACCAGTATCATTCTGATGACACACCAGTGGTTGCACTTTCCACTGGATGGTTTAACAATAGTAGTAGGTGCCTCCACAACGTTACCATCAGTGCAAATGGCAAAAGTGTTGTGGCCATGGTGGTGGACGAGTGTGACTCTACCATGGGATGTGATGAAGACCATGATTATCAACCCCCTTGTTCCAACAACATTGTTGATGCCTCCAAAGCTGTCTGGAATGCCTTAGGTGTGCCTCACAATCAGTGGGGTGGATTGAAAATTACATGGGCTGATGCTTAA